In the Candidatus Bathyarchaeia archaeon genome, TGAGCTTGTTGTCCCATCATGTTTGAGCATTCTAACGGTGAACCCGCCCTTTAGCCTTTCACCTGCTTTTTGTTTGTTCTCTTACGCATCTAAGGCTGTTTGTCCGCTTCTGAAGGTTTGGCTCGGGGGTCCCGCAGCAAGTCTTTGCGGAAGTCTTCGGCAAACGCCTCAAAATCCACCTCCGCAAAGGTAGGCGGCGCCGCCACCTGCAGGATTTTCTCCAACTCCAAATGTTCTTCCGCGGTCTGCAACGCTTTGGCGCCGAATTCTTCGTAGCAGATTTCCACCTCAGGAATTTTGCCTCGCCCCTCCACATCCACCACAGGAACTACCCCCAGCACCTGCACGCCCGCGTTTGCAAATGCGTCGTGGATGGCTTGTTTGACTTCGGGGGTGAGGTAGCCCATGCAGACGCGGTTGAGGATGACGCCTGCGGGTTTTGCTCCGAGGCGTTTGAGCAGGCTGATGTAGTTGAGGGCGCCCACCATGCCGCCTTCGATGCCTTCTTTGTCGCAGCCCACCACCAGCACCGTCGGCACGCCCAGGGACGCGGCGATTTCTGCCGTGGATCGCGGTGTGGGAATCTGCTTAAACAGCAGTCCCGTGAAGGCGTCCATGGCGCCCTCCACAACCACTAACTCGTAGTCCTCGGTTGCTTCTTTGAGGGCGGTTGTGTGGCGTTTCCAGCCGCAGCTTGCCACCGCCATAGACGAGTACCCATAGATGGGCTGCTTAATCAGGTAAAGTGCAGGAACTAAATCCCGAATGTCTGCGCCGACCTTCACCACTCCCACGTTCACGCCCCTTCGTTTGAGGGCAGCCACCAGTCCCGTCGTGAGGAAGGTTTTGCCTGACCCGCTCTCTAACGCGGTAACTAGCAGGGCGCGGGGCGGCTGGGGCTGTTTGGGGGTGGTTTTGGGGTGGAGGTTTGTGGCGATTCCGATTTCGTCTTTGATGGTGGCTTGGAGTTTGGCGTTTGCCCTGCGGATTTGTGCCTGTTCGGTGGGGGTTAGGTTGAGGGTTTTGGCGATGCCGTCGGTTAGGGCTGGGTTGTGGTCTAGCAGTGCGTGGGGCAGCACGCCCACCACGTTGCCCGCGGAGTTGGCGACGCCTGAAATGAGGTCTTTGGGTTGGCTGCGGTAATCCAAGTGCTGCACATGCGAGGTTAGGATGGGTTTGGCGTTTTTGCCCAAGGTGAGGTCGCCGTAGGTGTGGCAGTGAAACCCCGACGCCTTTGCGCCCACGGTGTCGCATAAAAAACTGCTGCCCGTTATGGTGGCGGTGACTTGGTCAGTGCAGATAAGCGGCTTAAACTCCACCTCCAACAGCCCCAACCCCTCCTTCACAATCGGCTTAGGCGAAAGCCGCCCCACATCAGTCCTCAAAGAAAGAATCTGAAAACCCGAGCATACGCCCAGCACAAACTTCCCCGAGTCCGCCATCCGCAGGATTTCCCGCTCTACGTTGCCTTGGATGGCGTGGGATTCCACTAAGCTGCCGCCTGGAATGACAAGCATGTCCAGCGTTTCGGAGGCTGGTTTTCCCTCCACAGTGCCGTCGGCTTGGACAAGGTCGGTTGGCAGGTTACCAAACGCTTCAAAGCAGGGCAGTGCACCAGGCACGTAGACTAAGCCGATGTGTTTCACTTGGGCTCCTCAGATGTTGGTTAATGGTGGCGGTTTATTTAATGTGGTAGGCTCCATCAACCAAGCTTTGGAAACGGAGCGGGGGCGGCTATTTTTCTGTTTGGTTAAGTTCCTCGGCTATGCTGCTGAACTGTTCCAGTGCGGCTTGCAGGTTTTCTGTGATTTCTCGGGCAATCACCTCTGGCGGCGGCAGGTTTTCGGTGTCCTCTAAGCTTTCGTCTTTGAGCCAGAAAATGTCCAGGTTGGCTTTGTCGCGTTGCATAAGCTCCGTGTATGTGTAGGGTTTGAAGCGGTCGGTGGGTTGGCGGTCGTGGCGGTTTTTCGGGTTATAGCAGGCGACGAAGTCTTTGAGGTCTTTGCTGGTGAGGGGGTTTGTTTTGAGGGTGAAGTGTTTGTTGGTGCGCAGGTCATAAATCCAAAGCTTTTCTGTCCACGGCTTTTCACTGGCGGGTTTACGGTCAAAAAAGAGCACGTTTGTTTTAACTCCTGGTTTATAGAATATCCCCGTCGGCAACCTAAGTAGGGTGTGAACATCACATTCGTCAAGTATTTTTTTGCGTATGGTTTCCCCTGCTCCGCCTTCAAAAAGCACGTTGTCTGGGACTACTATGGCCGCTCTGCCGTAAATTTTTAGGATTGTTTTGACATGTTGGAGGAAGTTTAGTTGTTTGTTGCTTGTTGTTGCCCAAAAATCCTGCCGTTCATAAGTTTGAGTCTCTTTGCTTGATTTGTCCTCACCATTGGTCACCGTGTAACTGGCTCTTTTGCCAAACGGCGGATTTGTCATGACCACATCAAAGCGTTTGCCCTTGTCATTGATAAGTGAGTCTCCCGTTTCTATTGGGCAGGGTTGGTCTGGCTCGCCGTCTATGCCGTGAAGGTACAAATTCATTACACATAAACGCACGACATTATCCACTATATCTTTACCAGTAAACGTATTGGAGCGCAGAAATTGTTTCTGTTCTACGTCTAAAGTTGGGTCCTTAGACATATAATCGTGGGCTGCAATAATGAAGCCACCAGTGCCACAGGCGGGGTCATTAACAGTCATCCCCACTTTGGGCTGCATAACCTCCACAATTGCTTTGATTAGTTGCCGTGGAGTGAAATATTCGCCAGCACCACTTTTGATGTCTTCTGCGTTCTTCTCCAACAACCCCTCATAAATGGTGCCTTTTACATCAATATCCAAGCCAAGCCAAGTTTCCCGATTTATTAGGTCAATTAGGCGTTTAAATTTGGCTGGGTCTTGAATCCGATTTTGAGCTTTGCGAAAAATTACCCCCAACAACCCTTTTTCCTTGCTCAAATCCTCAAGCAAATGGCGATAGTGAATTTCCAATTCTGCCCCGTCTTTAGTAATTAGGCTCTGCCAATCCAACCCTTCTGGAATTGTGGACGACTTGTTGAAGGGAGGTTTAGTTTGCTCATCAGCCATCTTCAAAAACAACAAATAAGTTAACTGCTCCACATAATCCCCATAACTAACCCCATCATCCCTAAGGACGTTGCAGTAATTCCACACTCTCTGCACAATAGGCGCTGCTTCACTTGACATATTTAGACAACTCCACTTGATTGGTTTTTTGATCTATTGCTTAAACGTTCAGTTTTAATACGTTCCACCAATTTCTCAGCTGTCTCATCGGCATGGTTTTGAGGCACCAGTTTCCCACTAAATGCTCGATTCAATATGCTTTGGCGTAAGGAGAAAGATTGCCGCAGGCTTTGCTCAAGTATTTGTTCGTTATACTCAATTATTGAAAAACCTGTTTGGATGTAATCTATGATTGCCTTCTGCTTTACAGAATCCAATAATGGAAACGGAATTTTTGATAAGCTCCCCTGACTTATCGTGTTTTGCCCCGCGCTTGATATTATGCTTGATTCAATATGCTTACGCGCTATTTGCGAATCAAAATAGTGCTTCACGTATTGTGACTCAATGCCTTTCTGCAAACGAATTCTTATCAAGTGGTCACAGAAAGCCCAAGGCTCCTTTTGGATAAAAACAACTAACTGTCCTGTATTACTTTTACTGCCATTAACCCTTATGCAAAGCAGGTCATTTTTGCTGAGTGAATACTTTTGTTCCTCATCATTAGTTAGCTTAATAGTCCGTGGAGCTTTGGCAGTTATAACTCCGTTTTCAATATCTGCAAGCCTGAGAACATTGATTGGTTTTCCTTCGTCGCTCCTTCTTTTTGATAAACCGTTCTGGTAACTTTCGACAACATTACTGAAGGGAACTATATGGTTGCCTTCAACTTGGAATGCTTGTTTTAAAACTGCTTGGCGGTAACGTTTAAGCTGCTTCTGCACCTCACGGAGCGAGGCGACGCCAGCATCCAAAAAAGAAAACAACTCCTCAACCTTACCAACAATACGCAACTGCTCATTGAACGGGGGTATATGGATTTCAAATTTCTTAATATCGTGCTGAAATAAATGAGGAACAGCGGTACCTGCTGTTTTCTGTCTAACCAATTCTTGAAATTTGGGACCCCTAAAATAGTAAAAAAGATATTTGGGAAGAATTGCTTTACACGATCTAACCACCAAGATTGATGAATTAACAGTAACCTTTGTAGGAAGATTTTCCACAAAGCCTATTTTGCCAATTGTGCCATCTTTGGTAACCAATACATCTTGGTTTCTAAGCTGAATTTCTGGGGATTCTTCATATCTAAAGTCACTTAGATGGTTAGTTACATCAAAATTAATCGAACCATTTTCAAGGATGTCTTTTACAGCTAATAGTGGAACCCCTTCTGTCAGGTATTCTTCTTTTTTTAAACCTCTCCAACCGATGCGTCCAGCAATAGATATGTAGTCTTCAAGGGTCACGGCTGTCCAGCCACCAGGTAATTTCTCAATAAATTTTTCCTGCAGGGTCATTTCGTTAGCACCGTGTTTAGTTCTTTAATTATGTTGTTTAGTTGTTGTCCGAAGAGTTTGTGGGCTTTGACTGCGCCTCCTTTCTGGTTAAACGGTGACAGCTCAAAGGCGTCTATGTTGATGGTTAGGCTGGTGGTTATGTGGTCTTTTATCATGTTTAGCCAGTCTTTCTGTTCAACCGTAAATGAGTGCCCCAGTTTTTCTTGGCTGTTTAGCCACTCACTGAAACGCCTATTTACCGCGTCGCTGAAAGGCTCCAAAACATCGGCACTGCCAACGGCAAATCGCACCAGCGAAACGATGTTGGTTAAAAGTTTCTGTGGACCTGCACCCTTCACTTTTGACTTTTCCAGTTGCTCGTAGGCAAGCCAAACAAGTTCAGGCGTTAAGTTGTAGGGGGGTTTTTTGATGGCTTCAGCTAACTCTTTGATGGCTGCATACGTTAGGTGCCTTTGCCCGTAGGGTTGACCATAAATCAGTTGCAGAGCAGTTAACTCATCCTTATTTTGTTCGATGAAGCCTTTGAAGGATTCAACGGTTAAACGGGCTTTCTCTGCAGCCTGCAAATCGTACCCCGCAAAAACTACCTCGTCTTTGCTTACGTTGTCGATGGTTTGTTCGTTTCGGCGTTTAACTTCGGCAAGGGTGTTTCTGAATTTTGGCGAATCAAACAGGACACATGCTGTTTTGGTGAGTTCTTCTGAAGCCTTCTGCACTTGCTCATTGGTCGGGTTTTCGGTCTGGAAAAGTTCTTTGGCTTTCTCCATGTGCTTGTCGGGGTCAACCGCATCAAACAATTCGTTAATGACCTGTTTGAGATTTTTGCCATTGCTCACGGCTTCAATTTCTTTTCGTGACGCTTCGTCCAGTTCGCGGTCAAAACGGGCAAGACGCCCAGCCAAAGACGTGAGTGTGTCCACATCTCGAATACCCAACGCCACTGAACCCAAAAGCCTGTCAAACGGCACACTCCGATTCCGCTCCAATGGTCGCGAGTCGGTCTTGTCGCTTTCACAAACCCCCACCGCATCCACGATGACAAACTGGGTTTTGTTTTCCACATCGGGCGTGACCGCTTTCAAATCCGTACTTGAAATCGTCCGCGTTCCGCGTCCCTTCATCTGCTCAAAGTAGACGCTTGAATGGATGTCGCGCATGAACAGCAAGCATTCTAGGGGGCGGATGTCGGTGCCTGTGGAAATCATGTCCACCGTAACGGCAATGCGGGGATTATAGCTGTTTCTGAAGCTAGAAATCAAGTCTTCCGTCCGCTCCCCCGTGGTTCGGTAGGTGATTTTCTTGCAGAAATCGTTGCCTTTGGCGAATTCTTCACGAATTATCTCCACGATGTCTTCCGCGTGGCTGTCATCTTTGGCAAACACCAGCGTCTTAGGGACCTCGCCCCGGGTGGGAAAAATCTCAGTGAACAGCTTATCCCGAAAAGTGCGGATAACGGTTCGGATTTGGTCCTTAGCCACAACGCTGCGGTCTAACTGCTTCGCGCAATACTCCAAATCGTCTTCTAGCTGCTCCCAACGTACCCTGCGGGTCTGTTTATCCCTTTTATCCACATAGAATCCCGCTTCAACTTTGCCGCCGCCTTGGGTGATTCGCGTGTTAATTCGGTAAACATCATACCCCACATTCACGCCATCAGCCACTGCGCGGTCATGCCCATACTCCATCACCAAATTCTGGTTGAAAAAGCCCAACGTCTGCTTGGAAGGCGTTGCAGTTAAGCCAACGATGAAGGCATCAAAATACTCCAACACCTGACGCCAGAGATGGTAAATTGACCTGTGACACTCATCCGTGACGATTATGTCAAACATTTCAATTGGGATGGCAGGGTTGTAGACAACGTCCACAGGCTTCATGCCGTTAAGCGACAGCTCAAACGCGGAGCCTTCCTCGTTCTCTTCGGGCAAGTCTTCGCCGCGGAGCATGGCGTAAAGCCGCTGGATGGTGGTTATGCAAACGCGGCTGACCCCATCGATATTGCGTGAAGTCAGCCTTTGGACGTTGTAGAGCTCGGTGAATTTGCGTCCATCATCGGGAGTCTGGTACTTTTGGAACTCCTGCAACGTCTGCTTGGCTAACGTGTTGCGGTCAACCAAAAACAAAACCCGTCGTGCACCGCCAAACTTGATTAACCTGTAAACGAAGGTGACGGAGGTGAAGGTTTTGCCGCTGCCGCTTGCCATTTGGATGAGGGCGCGGGGTCGAGATTGGGCAAAGGACTGCTCTACATTTGTGATGGCTTCAACTTGGCAGCCGCGTAAGCCTTCTTCAATTAGGGGCGGCATTGCTCGGAGCCTGCCGCGCAGGGTGTCGGGTTGGGTTAGCCATTCCTGCAGGGTTTCAGGGCGGTGGAATGTGAAGATGCGTCGGGAGCAGGAGTCGGGGTCACGTAAATCCCTAAAAAACGTCTCAGCGCCAGTGCTTTCGTAACCCAACGGCAGAGGGGTTCCAGCGCAGGGTACGTTTTCGGCTAAGCCCGAGAGGTATTTTGCGGTTTGCTCTGAAACCCCGCTTAAGGTGGTTCCTTCAGGCTTTGCCTCCAAAGCACCCACAGCGCGGCGGTCCACAAAC is a window encoding:
- a CDS encoding AAA family ATPase, with product MKHIGLVYVPGALPCFEAFGNLPTDLVQADGTVEGKPASETLDMLVIPGGSLVESHAIQGNVEREILRMADSGKFVLGVCSGFQILSLRTDVGRLSPKPIVKEGLGLLEVEFKPLICTDQVTATITGSSFLCDTVGAKASGFHCHTYGDLTLGKNAKPILTSHVQHLDYRSQPKDLISGVANSAGNVVGVLPHALLDHNPALTDGIAKTLNLTPTEQAQIRRANAKLQATIKDEIGIATNLHPKTTPKQPQPPRALLVTALESGSGKTFLTTGLVAALKRRGVNVGVVKVGADIRDLVPALYLIKQPIYGYSSMAVASCGWKRHTTALKEATEDYELVVVEGAMDAFTGLLFKQIPTPRSTAEIAASLGVPTVLVVGCDKEGIEGGMVGALNYISLLKRLGAKPAGVILNRVCMGYLTPEVKQAIHDAFANAGVQVLGVVPVVDVEGRGKIPEVEICYEEFGAKALQTAEEHLELEKILQVAAPPTFAEVDFEAFAEDFRKDLLRDPRAKPSEADKQP
- a CDS encoding N-6 DNA methylase, which translates into the protein MSSEAAPIVQRVWNYCNVLRDDGVSYGDYVEQLTYLLFLKMADEQTKPPFNKSSTIPEGLDWQSLITKDGAELEIHYRHLLEDLSKEKGLLGVIFRKAQNRIQDPAKFKRLIDLINRETWLGLDIDVKGTIYEGLLEKNAEDIKSGAGEYFTPRQLIKAIVEVMQPKVGMTVNDPACGTGGFIIAAHDYMSKDPTLDVEQKQFLRSNTFTGKDIVDNVVRLCVMNLYLHGIDGEPDQPCPIETGDSLINDKGKRFDVVMTNPPFGKRASYTVTNGEDKSSKETQTYERQDFWATTSNKQLNFLQHVKTILKIYGRAAIVVPDNVLFEGGAGETIRKKILDECDVHTLLRLPTGIFYKPGVKTNVLFFDRKPASEKPWTEKLWIYDLRTNKHFTLKTNPLTSKDLKDFVACYNPKNRHDRQPTDRFKPYTYTELMQRDKANLDIFWLKDESLEDTENLPPPEVIAREITENLQAALEQFSSIAEELNQTEK
- a CDS encoding restriction endonuclease subunit S, encoding MTLQEKFIEKLPGGWTAVTLEDYISIAGRIGWRGLKKEEYLTEGVPLLAVKDILENGSINFDVTNHLSDFRYEESPEIQLRNQDVLVTKDGTIGKIGFVENLPTKVTVNSSILVVRSCKAILPKYLFYYFRGPKFQELVRQKTAGTAVPHLFQHDIKKFEIHIPPFNEQLRIVGKVEELFSFLDAGVASLREVQKQLKRYRQAVLKQAFQVEGNHIVPFSNVVESYQNGLSKRRSDEGKPINVLRLADIENGVITAKAPRTIKLTNDEEQKYSLSKNDLLCIRVNGSKSNTGQLVVFIQKEPWAFCDHLIRIRLQKGIESQYVKHYFDSQIARKHIESSIISSAGQNTISQGSLSKIPFPLLDSVKQKAIIDYIQTGFSIIEYNEQILEQSLRQSFSLRQSILNRAFSGKLVPQNHADETAEKLVERIKTERLSNRSKNQSSGVV
- a CDS encoding type I restriction-modification enzyme R subunit C-terminal domain-containing protein, which encodes MTTPEERARRKIDTQLKAAGWQVQDFKDLNLGAGLGVAVREFPLTCGEADYLLFVDRRAVGALEAKPEGTTLSGVSEQTAKYLSGLAENVPCAGTPLPLGYESTGAETFFRDLRDPDSCSRRIFTFHRPETLQEWLTQPDTLRGRLRAMPPLIEEGLRGCQVEAITNVEQSFAQSRPRALIQMASGSGKTFTSVTFVYRLIKFGGARRVLFLVDRNTLAKQTLQEFQKYQTPDDGRKFTELYNVQRLTSRNIDGVSRVCITTIQRLYAMLRGEDLPEENEEGSAFELSLNGMKPVDVVYNPAIPIEMFDIIVTDECHRSIYHLWRQVLEYFDAFIVGLTATPSKQTLGFFNQNLVMEYGHDRAVADGVNVGYDVYRINTRITQGGGKVEAGFYVDKRDKQTRRVRWEQLEDDLEYCAKQLDRSVVAKDQIRTVIRTFRDKLFTEIFPTRGEVPKTLVFAKDDSHAEDIVEIIREEFAKGNDFCKKITYRTTGERTEDLISSFRNSYNPRIAVTVDMISTGTDIRPLECLLFMRDIHSSVYFEQMKGRGTRTISSTDLKAVTPDVENKTQFVIVDAVGVCESDKTDSRPLERNRSVPFDRLLGSVALGIRDVDTLTSLAGRLARFDRELDEASRKEIEAVSNGKNLKQVINELFDAVDPDKHMEKAKELFQTENPTNEQVQKASEELTKTACVLFDSPKFRNTLAEVKRRNEQTIDNVSKDEVVFAGYDLQAAEKARLTVESFKGFIEQNKDELTALQLIYGQPYGQRHLTYAAIKELAEAIKKPPYNLTPELVWLAYEQLEKSKVKGAGPQKLLTNIVSLVRFAVGSADVLEPFSDAVNRRFSEWLNSQEKLGHSFTVEQKDWLNMIKDHITTSLTINIDAFELSPFNQKGGAVKAHKLFGQQLNNIIKELNTVLTK